One genomic window of Candidatus Omnitrophota bacterium includes the following:
- a CDS encoding N-acetyl-gamma-glutamyl-phosphate reductase, which yields MSGSYQKTKVGIAGVTGYTGEEVLTWLLKHPRVELSYVAASEDVGSLANRLPRWADVPGIPACEGLNAQRMAGSCDVALLALPHTQSMAVVPGLLKAGVRVVDLSADYRLREAPVYEKWYQHAHTDTANIANAVYGLCEYCGEELKQAQLVANPGCYPTAVSLALLPLLKSDLYSGGTVIVDAKSGVTGAGRKVAAALQFSEVNENLKAYKVAVHQHTPEMLQTLKDFSGFDSSLVFVPHLIPMNRGIVATCYVPLKAPSTSAELKALYETAYAQAPFVRIKAKGEAPETAQVAHTNYCDIGVFADESGNTAVVISAIDNLAKGAATQAIQNLNRMMGWPETEGLLR from the coding sequence ATGAGTGGTTCTTATCAGAAAACCAAAGTGGGTATTGCGGGAGTCACCGGTTACACCGGAGAGGAAGTCCTGACTTGGCTCCTAAAGCACCCTAGAGTGGAACTCAGCTATGTGGCGGCGAGCGAGGACGTGGGTTCTTTGGCCAATCGTTTGCCGCGATGGGCCGATGTGCCCGGGATTCCTGCATGCGAGGGGCTCAACGCGCAGCGTATGGCCGGCAGTTGCGATGTGGCTCTTTTGGCTTTGCCGCACACTCAGTCCATGGCCGTGGTCCCCGGACTCCTCAAAGCAGGGGTTCGTGTGGTGGACTTGAGCGCGGATTACCGGCTTAGGGAGGCCCCGGTTTATGAAAAGTGGTATCAGCACGCGCACACGGACACCGCAAACATTGCAAACGCGGTGTATGGTCTGTGTGAGTACTGCGGGGAAGAACTCAAACAAGCCCAACTGGTAGCTAACCCGGGTTGTTACCCGACGGCCGTGAGTCTGGCGCTTTTGCCTTTGCTGAAATCAGACCTTTACAGCGGCGGCACGGTGATTGTGGACGCCAAGTCCGGTGTCACGGGTGCGGGGCGGAAGGTGGCTGCAGCGCTTCAGTTTTCCGAAGTTAATGAAAATCTCAAGGCATATAAAGTGGCAGTTCACCAGCATACCCCTGAGATGCTTCAGACCCTCAAGGATTTTTCGGGTTTTGATTCCAGCCTGGTCTTTGTGCCGCATCTTATTCCCATGAACCGGGGGATCGTGGCAACCTGTTATGTCCCCCTGAAGGCGCCCAGTACAAGTGCAGAGCTCAAGGCCCTCTATGAAACGGCCTATGCCCAGGCGCCATTTGTGCGAATCAAGGCAAAAGGCGAAGCGCCTGAGACCGCGCAGGTGGCTCATACGAACTACTGTGATATCGGAGTTTTTGCGGATGAGTCCGGAAATACGGCCGTTGTCATCAGCGCAATCGACAATCTGGCCAAGGGAGCTGCTACCCAGGCAATTCAGAATCTCAACCGGATGATGGGTTGGCCTGAAACGGAAGGTTTGCTCAGATGA